A window of Streptomyces sp. Je 1-332 genomic DNA:
AGGACAACGGACAGGAAGTTCGCGCCTAGGCCGTGTCTGATGGATCTTTCCCGGCTCCTGATAGATCGGTGAGTCGTGTGCTCCGGGGTTGCGGCAGGGTGCCGGCCGCGTCGTCTGAAGGGGCGGCCATGATGGTGCCGAGTAACAGCAACTCCGACGAAGGCGGCATGACATGGCCTATGGCTACATCGGTTCGATGAAGACCCAGCCCGGCAAGCGCGACGACGTGGTTGCGATCCTGCTGTCCGGAGCCGATAGCCTCCGCGACCTTGGCTGCAGAAGCTACGTGGTGGGCCTGGCCGCCGATGCCCCGGACACGATCGTGGTCACTGAGGTCTGGGAATCTAAGGATCACCACGACGCATCCCTGCGGTTGCCCGAGGCCAAGGAAGCGATCGCTGCCGCCATGCCCATGCTCACCGGCGAGTTCACCAGTCGCGAACTGGTTGTCGCCGGCGGCCTCGGCGCTGGTGACTGATGCCTCATGGTTTTAGCCAGAGGAAGATGGCTGCGACATGGAGTGCGGCCTGATAATTCGTGGCGAGTTTGTCGGTACGCATGGCAATGCCGCGCCATTGCTTGAGCCGGTTGATGCAGCGTTCGAC
This region includes:
- a CDS encoding antibiotic biosynthesis monooxygenase family protein; its protein translation is MAYGYIGSMKTQPGKRDDVVAILLSGADSLRDLGCRSYVVGLAADAPDTIVVTEVWESKDHHDASLRLPEAKEAIAAAMPMLTGEFTSRELVVAGGLGAGD